From the genome of Thermoflexus hugenholtzii, one region includes:
- a CDS encoding DUF72 domain-containing protein: protein MGPRCWIGTSGWVYPHWRGVFYPEDLPQRRWFSYYAAHFDTVEINNTFYRLPSEATFDRWRDQAPEGFRYAVKANRYLTHVRRLKDCADPLARFLERARRLGDRLGPILYQLPPGWPPDPGRLAEFAALLPSDMLHVFELRDPRWWIEPVREVLARGALSFCLFDMPELSPPLWVTGPVVYIRFHGSTALYAGRYAREALAAWAERIRGFLRAGHEVYAYFNNDAFGHAVINAVELREMLG from the coding sequence ATGGGCCCCCGTTGCTGGATCGGGACGTCCGGGTGGGTTTACCCCCACTGGCGCGGCGTGTTCTACCCCGAAGATCTCCCGCAGCGCCGCTGGTTCTCCTATTACGCGGCTCATTTCGACACGGTGGAGATCAACAACACCTTCTATCGTCTGCCCTCCGAGGCGACCTTCGATCGCTGGCGCGACCAAGCCCCGGAAGGCTTCCGCTACGCCGTGAAGGCCAACCGGTATCTCACCCATGTCCGCCGGCTGAAAGATTGCGCGGATCCCCTCGCGCGCTTTCTGGAGCGCGCTCGGCGCTTGGGCGATCGCCTGGGGCCGATCCTCTATCAGCTTCCTCCCGGGTGGCCACCGGATCCCGGCCGTCTGGCGGAGTTCGCGGCCCTCCTCCCCTCGGATATGCTTCACGTGTTCGAGCTTCGGGATCCCCGCTGGTGGATTGAGCCGGTGCGGGAGGTGCTGGCCCGAGGCGCGCTCTCCTTCTGTCTGTTCGATATGCCGGAGCTCTCCCCTCCGCTCTGGGTGACCGGGCCGGTGGTGTATATCCGGTTTCACGGATCGACGGCCCTCTATGCGGGGCGTTACGCTCGCGAAGCGCTGGCGGCCTGGGCGGAGCGCATCCGGGGGTTCCTGCGCGCCGGCCATGAGGTCTACGCGTATTTCAACAACGACGCCTTCGGACACGCCGTGATCAACGCCGTGGAGCTGCGGGAGATGCTGGGATGA
- the radA gene encoding DNA repair protein RadA, producing MARPRTQYVCQKCGAVHPKWMGRCPDCGEWNTLVEMSPAPTVRAVGLAGKPGAQPVPLPAVAAAEVTRWPLPIGEFARVLGGGVVPGSLVLVAGDPGIGKSTLLMQLADRMAGPDFPVLYISGEESLGQLKMRADRLGLHNPHLYLLNETRMDALADHIQGMRPRLVIVDSIQTVYVEEIPSPPGSVSQVRECAVRFQAMAKNLGITIFLIGHVTKAGLIAGPKLLEHIVDTVLYLEGDRYHAFRLLRSVKNRFGATSEVGVFEMRGDGMAEVPNPSELFLAERLIQASGSAVAVTMEGTRPLLVEIQALVSPAPPGAARRTANGVDPYRLLLLVAVLTKRVGLRLHDHDLFVNVVGGLRVDEPAADLAIAMAIVSSARDRPLPPDMVFIGEVGLSGELRAVGHMELRLAEAAQLGFRRCLLPRTARRLREVPPELTLLPARTLAEAIAVAFPG from the coding sequence GTGGCGCGACCGCGAACGCAATATGTGTGTCAGAAGTGCGGGGCGGTGCACCCGAAGTGGATGGGGCGCTGCCCGGACTGCGGGGAGTGGAACACCCTGGTGGAGATGTCCCCCGCTCCCACCGTGCGGGCGGTGGGCCTCGCCGGGAAACCGGGGGCCCAGCCGGTGCCGCTTCCGGCGGTGGCGGCCGCTGAGGTAACGCGCTGGCCGCTGCCCATCGGGGAGTTCGCCCGGGTGCTGGGCGGCGGCGTGGTGCCCGGCTCCCTGGTCCTGGTGGCCGGCGATCCGGGGATCGGGAAATCCACCCTCCTGATGCAGCTGGCCGATCGCATGGCCGGCCCCGATTTCCCCGTCCTCTATATCTCCGGGGAGGAATCCCTCGGCCAGCTGAAGATGCGCGCCGACCGCCTGGGCCTGCACAACCCCCATCTGTATCTCTTAAACGAAACCCGGATGGACGCCCTGGCGGATCACATCCAGGGGATGCGCCCCCGCCTGGTGATCGTGGACTCCATCCAGACCGTCTACGTGGAGGAGATCCCTTCCCCTCCGGGGAGCGTCAGCCAGGTGCGCGAGTGCGCCGTCCGGTTTCAGGCTATGGCCAAGAACCTGGGGATCACCATCTTCCTGATCGGCCACGTCACCAAAGCAGGGCTGATCGCCGGGCCCAAGCTGCTGGAGCACATCGTGGACACCGTCCTTTACCTGGAGGGGGATCGGTATCACGCCTTCCGCCTGCTGCGCAGCGTGAAGAACCGGTTCGGTGCCACCTCGGAGGTGGGAGTCTTCGAGATGCGCGGGGATGGGATGGCCGAGGTGCCCAACCCCTCGGAGCTCTTCCTGGCCGAACGCCTCATCCAGGCCTCCGGCTCCGCCGTGGCCGTGACCATGGAGGGCACCCGCCCGCTGCTGGTGGAGATCCAGGCCCTGGTGAGCCCAGCCCCTCCCGGGGCCGCCCGACGCACCGCCAACGGGGTGGATCCTTACCGCCTCCTGCTCCTGGTCGCCGTGCTCACCAAACGGGTGGGCCTGCGCCTGCACGATCACGACCTCTTCGTGAACGTGGTGGGGGGGCTGCGGGTGGACGAGCCGGCCGCCGACCTGGCCATCGCCATGGCCATCGTCTCCTCCGCCCGGGACCGCCCCCTCCCGCCGGACATGGTGTTCATCGGGGAAGTCGGGCTATCCGGGGAGCTGCGGGCCGTGGGACATATGGAGCTGCGCCTGGCGGAGGCGGCCCAGCTGGGCTTCCGGCGCTGTCTCCTCCCCCGAACCGCCCGACGCCTGCGGGAGGTCCCCCCGGAGCTCACCCTGTTACCCGCACGCACCCTCGCCGAGGCGATCGCTGTGGCGTTCCCCGGATGA
- a CDS encoding thiamine pyrophosphate-dependent enzyme — protein sequence MSAFLTRPDLPFCKGCGHHFVVRSTVKALEILGVDPLDVILVTDIGCHGIVDGHFATHTVHGLHGRAVALAAGIAMGLPPGKKVIVYVGDGGATIGLQHILEAARMNVDLTVVVHNNMLYGMTGGQPSGLTPRGFRTAITPQGVRLPPHDLCQLAFDAGASFVARVLGQGDFSEVLHRAMRTEGFALVEVLELCVEYGVKWNPGLRLKALVEEAGLALGTWERPPRPVFRLPEAADGSPGPRGPGLLDLPPVETKFHSTLRGRWALVLSGSAGEGVQQAAMILARAAMAAGLHVARRGSYPVTVGVGFSTAELILSADPILYPGVQEPDAVVITSEDGLSHQQDRIRGMRRGILWLEASLPVPETGAEVRLRRFREPAGARYAALYALGVVLQETGILPLEALQEAIRESPLGSQFPLHLLPRENGGSGG from the coding sequence ATGAGCGCCTTCCTGACCCGTCCGGATCTGCCTTTCTGTAAGGGTTGCGGGCACCACTTTGTGGTGCGCAGCACGGTGAAAGCGCTGGAGATCCTGGGGGTGGATCCCCTGGATGTGATCCTGGTCACGGACATCGGCTGTCACGGCATCGTGGATGGCCACTTCGCCACCCACACCGTCCATGGCCTTCATGGGCGGGCGGTAGCCCTGGCGGCGGGGATTGCCATGGGGCTTCCGCCCGGCAAGAAGGTCATTGTTTACGTCGGAGATGGAGGGGCCACCATCGGCTTGCAACACATCCTGGAAGCGGCGCGGATGAATGTGGATCTCACCGTGGTGGTGCACAACAACATGCTTTACGGGATGACCGGTGGCCAGCCCAGCGGGTTGACCCCCCGGGGCTTCCGCACGGCGATCACTCCGCAAGGCGTGCGGCTGCCTCCCCATGATCTCTGCCAGCTGGCGTTCGACGCCGGGGCCTCCTTCGTGGCCCGCGTCCTCGGGCAAGGGGATTTCTCCGAAGTCCTCCACCGGGCGATGAGGACGGAGGGGTTCGCGCTGGTGGAGGTCCTGGAGCTCTGTGTGGAATATGGGGTGAAGTGGAATCCGGGCCTGCGGCTGAAGGCCCTGGTCGAAGAGGCCGGCCTGGCCCTCGGGACCTGGGAGCGTCCCCCCCGGCCTGTGTTCCGCCTGCCTGAGGCGGCAGACGGATCTCCGGGTCCCCGCGGTCCGGGGTTGCTGGATCTCCCTCCGGTGGAGACGAAGTTCCACTCTACCCTGAGGGGACGCTGGGCCCTGGTCCTGAGCGGCTCCGCCGGGGAGGGGGTACAGCAGGCGGCGATGATCCTGGCCCGCGCGGCGATGGCAGCCGGGCTCCATGTGGCCCGCCGGGGCAGCTATCCGGTGACTGTGGGGGTAGGCTTCTCCACAGCGGAGCTCATCCTCTCCGCGGATCCCATCCTGTATCCGGGGGTCCAGGAGCCGGATGCGGTGGTGATCACCTCCGAGGATGGCCTCTCCCATCAGCAGGATCGGATCCGAGGGATGCGTCGGGGGATCCTCTGGCTGGAGGCCTCTCTGCCGGTCCCGGAGACCGGAGCGGAGGTGCGGCTCCGGCGTTTCCGGGAACCGGCAGGAGCTCGCTACGCCGCCCTGTATGCGCTGGGGGTGGTCCTTCAGGAAACCGGGATCCTCCCCCTGGAGGCCCTTCAGGAGGCCATCCGGGAGAGCCCCCTGGGTTCGCAATTCCCCCTCCACCTGCTCCCGCGTGAGAACGGCGGGAGCGGTGGCTGA
- the dnaK gene encoding molecular chaperone DnaK yields MAKKGRIVGIDLGTTNSVIAVMEGGEPKVIPIAEGGNLCPSVVAFTKTGERLVGLPAKRQAIINPENTVFSIKRFMGRRYHEVLEEIRRVPYKVVEGPNGDARVFIPAVSKEFTPQEISAMILRKLKQDAEAYLGEPVTQAVITVPAYFNDSQRQATKDAGKIAGLEVLRIINEPTAAALAYGLDKKKNEIILVWDLGGGTFDVSILEVGDGVIEVKATAGDTHLGGDDWDQVIIDYVAEEFMKEHGIDLRKDRQALQRLKEAAEKAKIELSTLMETEINLPFITATADGPKHLQMRLTRAKFEQLSRHLVERLKGPFEQALRDAKLRPEQIDEVILVGGATRMPMVQQLVRELTGKEPHKGVNPDEVVAVGAAIQAGVLAGEVRDVLLLDVTPLSLGVETLGGVMTVIIPRNTTIPVRKTEVFTTAEDFQTAVDIKVYQGERPMAADNILLGQFRLEGIPPAPRGVPQIEVTFDIDANGILNVSARDRATGKEAKITITASTNLSKEEVERLLKEAERYAEEDRRRRELAEARNEADNMIYSVERSLRELGDQVSPADRERLEGLIRQLKEAMGTDNTARIRQLTQELRQAALAIGQAVYQRAAATGGSGRSRPSGEGEVVEGEYRQV; encoded by the coding sequence ATGGCCAAGAAGGGGCGGATCGTCGGCATTGATCTGGGGACGACCAACTCGGTGATCGCTGTGATGGAGGGCGGGGAGCCCAAGGTGATCCCCATCGCCGAGGGCGGCAACCTCTGCCCTTCGGTGGTCGCCTTCACCAAGACCGGGGAGCGCCTGGTGGGCCTGCCGGCCAAGCGCCAGGCCATCATCAACCCGGAGAACACCGTGTTCTCCATCAAGCGCTTCATGGGCCGGCGCTACCACGAGGTCCTGGAGGAGATCCGGCGGGTTCCCTATAAGGTGGTGGAGGGGCCCAACGGAGACGCCCGGGTGTTCATCCCGGCGGTGAGCAAGGAGTTCACGCCCCAGGAGATCTCGGCGATGATCCTGCGCAAGCTGAAGCAGGACGCCGAGGCTTACCTGGGCGAGCCGGTCACCCAGGCGGTGATCACCGTGCCGGCCTACTTCAACGACAGCCAGCGCCAGGCCACCAAGGACGCGGGGAAGATCGCCGGGCTGGAGGTGCTGCGCATCATCAACGAGCCCACGGCCGCGGCCCTGGCTTACGGCCTGGACAAGAAGAAGAACGAGATCATCCTGGTCTGGGACCTGGGCGGCGGGACCTTCGATGTGTCGATCCTGGAGGTCGGCGACGGCGTGATCGAGGTGAAGGCCACGGCGGGCGATACGCACCTGGGCGGCGATGATTGGGACCAGGTGATCATCGACTATGTGGCCGAGGAGTTCATGAAGGAGCACGGGATCGACCTGCGCAAGGACCGCCAGGCCCTGCAGCGCCTGAAGGAGGCGGCCGAGAAGGCCAAGATCGAGCTCTCCACCCTGATGGAGACGGAGATCAACCTGCCCTTCATCACGGCCACGGCCGATGGGCCCAAGCACCTTCAGATGCGCCTGACCCGGGCCAAGTTCGAGCAGCTCTCCCGCCATCTGGTGGAGCGGCTGAAGGGTCCCTTCGAGCAGGCGTTGCGGGACGCCAAGCTGCGCCCGGAGCAAATCGACGAGGTGATCCTGGTCGGCGGCGCCACCCGCATGCCCATGGTGCAGCAGTTGGTCCGGGAGCTCACCGGCAAGGAGCCGCATAAGGGCGTCAACCCGGACGAGGTGGTGGCCGTCGGCGCGGCGATCCAGGCTGGCGTGCTGGCCGGTGAGGTCCGGGATGTGTTGCTCCTGGACGTGACGCCGCTCTCCCTGGGGGTGGAGACCCTGGGCGGGGTGATGACGGTGATCATCCCGCGCAACACGACCATCCCGGTGCGCAAGACCGAGGTCTTCACCACCGCCGAGGACTTCCAGACGGCGGTGGACATCAAGGTCTACCAGGGCGAGCGGCCGATGGCGGCGGACAACATCCTGCTGGGCCAGTTCCGCCTGGAGGGCATCCCGCCGGCGCCGCGGGGCGTGCCGCAGATCGAGGTGACCTTCGACATCGATGCCAACGGCATCCTGAACGTCTCGGCCCGGGATCGGGCGACCGGCAAGGAGGCCAAGATCACCATCACCGCCTCCACCAACCTGTCCAAGGAGGAGGTGGAGCGGCTGCTCAAGGAGGCCGAGCGCTACGCCGAGGAGGACCGGCGCCGGCGTGAGCTGGCCGAGGCCCGCAACGAGGCGGACAACATGATCTACAGCGTGGAGCGCTCGCTGCGGGAGCTGGGCGATCAGGTGAGCCCGGCGGACCGCGAGCGCCTGGAGGGCCTGATCCGACAGCTGAAGGAGGCGATGGGCACGGACAACACGGCCCGCATCCGGCAGCTCACCCAGGAGCTGCGCCAGGCGGCCCTGGCCATCGGCCAGGCGGTCTATCAGCGGGCTGCGGCGACCGGCGGCTCGGGCCGCTCCCGGCCTTCGGGCGAGGGCGAGGTCGTGGAGGGCGAATACCGCCAGGTCTGA
- a CDS encoding BON domain-containing protein: MDLDVMDDATLQAKVEERLYRYDPLRVNFHLIRICARDGRVILEGVVPSTSMKRMAETLARAVPGVREVQNDLISDPEIEAELGLRLAADPDLSPPRARVLVTSVQGDVTLAGWVPDEAARQRAEEIARSVRGVRNVVNNLRVKALARRAA, from the coding sequence ATGGATCTGGACGTGATGGACGACGCGACTCTGCAGGCGAAGGTGGAAGAGCGTCTCTACCGTTATGATCCCCTTCGCGTGAATTTCCATCTGATCCGGATCTGCGCGCGGGACGGACGGGTGATCCTGGAGGGGGTGGTGCCTTCCACTTCCATGAAGCGTATGGCGGAGACCCTCGCCCGGGCGGTGCCGGGAGTGCGGGAAGTGCAGAACGATCTGATCTCGGATCCCGAGATCGAGGCCGAGCTGGGCCTGCGCCTGGCGGCGGATCCGGACCTCAGCCCGCCGCGCGCCCGGGTGCTGGTCACCAGCGTCCAGGGCGATGTCACGCTGGCCGGCTGGGTGCCCGATGAGGCCGCGCGCCAGCGCGCGGAGGAGATCGCCCGCTCCGTCCGCGGCGTTCGTAATGTGGTGAACAACCTGCGCGTGAAGGCGCTGGCCCGGCGGGCAGCCTGA
- a CDS encoding Hsp20/alpha crystallin family protein, which produces MAGEIRRWDPFQEVLSLRRAIDRILDEAFARPSLFFGSADWPAVDIYETKDEVVVKAAVPGVRPEDLEVTVSGNTVTLRGELREEQEAREGSWVRQERRFGAFTRSFVLPVEVVADRATAEYEHGVLTLRLPKAEAVKARTIKVKVK; this is translated from the coding sequence ATGGCTGGCGAGATCCGCCGGTGGGATCCCTTCCAGGAGGTCCTCTCCCTTCGGCGGGCCATTGACCGCATCCTGGACGAGGCCTTCGCCCGTCCCTCCCTCTTCTTCGGCTCCGCTGATTGGCCGGCGGTGGATATTTACGAAACCAAGGACGAGGTGGTGGTGAAAGCCGCCGTCCCCGGGGTCCGGCCGGAGGATCTGGAAGTGACGGTGAGCGGGAACACCGTCACCCTCCGTGGGGAGCTCCGGGAGGAGCAGGAGGCCCGGGAGGGATCCTGGGTGCGTCAGGAGCGTCGCTTCGGCGCCTTCACCCGCTCCTTCGTGCTCCCGGTTGAGGTGGTCGCAGACAGGGCCACGGCGGAATACGAGCATGGGGTCCTGACCCTGCGGCTGCCCAAGGCCGAGGCGGTGAAGGCGCGGACGATTAAAGTCAAGGTGAAGTGA
- the groES gene encoding co-chaperone GroES, with product MAELKLRPLADRVVVEPIEREEMTPSGIILPETAKERPQEGRVIAVGPGRVDESGKRVPMEVKVGDRVLFAKYAGTEFKVDTTKKLLILKESDILAIIEE from the coding sequence ATGGCGGAGCTCAAACTTCGACCGCTTGCGGATCGGGTGGTGGTGGAGCCCATCGAGCGGGAGGAGATGACCCCGAGCGGCATCATCCTCCCGGAGACGGCGAAGGAGCGCCCCCAGGAAGGCCGCGTGATCGCCGTGGGCCCGGGGCGCGTGGATGAGAGCGGCAAGCGGGTTCCGATGGAGGTCAAGGTCGGCGATCGCGTCCTCTTCGCCAAATACGCCGGCACCGAGTTCAAAGTGGACACCACCAAGAAGCTCCTCATCCTCAAGGAGAGCGATATCCTGGCGATCATTGAGGAGTAG
- the groL gene encoding chaperonin GroEL (60 kDa chaperone family; promotes refolding of misfolded polypeptides especially under stressful conditions; forms two stacked rings of heptamers to form a barrel-shaped 14mer; ends can be capped by GroES; misfolded proteins enter the barrel where they are refolded when GroES binds) yields MAPKQLVFGEEARRRLKRGIDILANAVGTTLGPKGRNVALDKKWGAPTITHDGVTVAKEIELPDPYENMGVQLLKEAATKTNDVAGDGTTTATVLAHVMVTEGMKNVAAGANPMLLKKGIEMAVKAVVEEIKRMAKPVQSKDDIAHVAAISSADPEIGNLIAEVMDKVGKDGVITVEESKTGLPFETEYVEGMQFDRGYISPYFVTNPETMEAVLENPYILIHDKKISAAADIIPVLERLLQEGETRSLLVIAEDVDGEALATLVLNKLRGIINAVAVKAPGFGERRKAMLQDIAILTGGQVISEELGRKLENVRISDLGRADKVVVTKDDTTIIGGRGDPKAIKGRIEQIKAEMEKTTSDYDREKLQERLAKLAGGVAIIRVGAATEVELKEKKHRVEDALSATRAAVEEGIVPGGGVALLNAAKALDSLKADGDVQTGINIVRRALEEPLRRIAENAGEDGAVVVEMVRRLQKEKNNPNIGYNVLTGEYVDMVEAGIIDPAKVTRTALENAASVAAMILTTEALVTEVPEKKKETTPTPSEEF; encoded by the coding sequence ATGGCGCCCAAGCAGCTGGTTTTCGGTGAGGAGGCTCGCCGCCGCCTGAAGCGCGGCATCGACATCCTGGCCAACGCGGTGGGGACCACGCTGGGGCCCAAAGGCCGCAATGTGGCGCTGGACAAGAAGTGGGGGGCCCCCACGATCACCCACGACGGGGTGACGGTGGCCAAGGAGATCGAGCTGCCCGATCCCTATGAGAACATGGGCGTGCAGCTCCTCAAGGAGGCGGCCACCAAGACCAACGACGTGGCCGGCGATGGGACGACCACGGCGACAGTCCTGGCTCACGTGATGGTCACGGAGGGGATGAAGAACGTGGCCGCGGGGGCCAACCCGATGCTCCTGAAGAAGGGCATCGAGATGGCCGTCAAGGCCGTGGTCGAGGAGATCAAGCGGATGGCCAAGCCGGTCCAGAGCAAGGACGACATCGCCCACGTGGCTGCCATCTCCTCGGCGGACCCGGAGATCGGGAACCTGATCGCCGAGGTGATGGACAAGGTGGGCAAGGACGGCGTGATCACGGTGGAGGAGTCCAAGACCGGCCTGCCCTTTGAGACCGAGTATGTGGAGGGGATGCAGTTCGATCGGGGCTACATCTCGCCTTACTTTGTGACCAACCCCGAGACCATGGAGGCCGTGCTGGAGAACCCCTACATCCTGATCCACGACAAGAAGATCTCCGCCGCGGCCGATATCATCCCGGTCCTGGAGCGCCTTCTCCAGGAGGGCGAGACCCGCTCCTTGCTGGTCATCGCCGAGGATGTGGACGGTGAGGCCCTGGCGACCCTGGTGCTCAACAAGCTGCGGGGCATCATCAACGCCGTGGCGGTGAAGGCCCCCGGCTTCGGCGAGCGCCGCAAGGCCATGCTCCAGGACATCGCCATCCTCACCGGCGGGCAGGTGATCAGCGAGGAGCTGGGCCGCAAGCTGGAGAACGTGCGCATCTCCGACCTCGGCCGGGCCGACAAGGTGGTGGTGACCAAGGATGACACCACCATCATCGGCGGGCGCGGCGATCCGAAGGCCATCAAGGGCCGCATTGAGCAGATCAAGGCGGAGATGGAGAAGACCACCAGCGACTACGACCGTGAGAAGCTCCAGGAGCGGCTGGCCAAGCTGGCCGGCGGGGTGGCCATCATCCGCGTCGGCGCGGCCACCGAGGTCGAGCTCAAGGAGAAGAAGCACCGCGTGGAGGACGCCCTGTCGGCGACCCGCGCCGCGGTGGAGGAGGGCATCGTCCCCGGCGGCGGCGTGGCCCTGCTGAACGCCGCTAAGGCCCTGGATAGCCTGAAGGCCGATGGCGACGTCCAGACGGGCATCAACATCGTGCGCCGCGCCCTGGAGGAGCCGCTCCGCCGCATCGCCGAGAACGCCGGCGAGGACGGCGCGGTGGTGGTGGAGATGGTGCGCCGCCTCCAGAAGGAGAAGAACAACCCGAACATCGGTTACAACGTGCTCACCGGCGAATACGTGGACATGGTGGAGGCGGGCATCATCGACCCGGCCAAGGTGACCCGGACCGCCCTGGAGAACGCCGCCAGCGTCGCGGCCATGATCCTCACCACCGAGGCCCTGGTCACCGAGGTGCCGGAGAAGAAGAAGGAGACCACGCCGACGCCGTCCGAGGAGTTCTGA
- a CDS encoding FmdB family zinc ribbon protein → MPIYEYECPVCGIRFEQQQRFTDPPLERCPEGHPGVRRVLSPAGIIFKGDGWYITESRKSANKGKEKSESGSSSSSSE, encoded by the coding sequence ATGCCCATCTATGAATACGAGTGCCCGGTCTGCGGCATCCGCTTCGAGCAACAGCAACGCTTCACCGATCCTCCTCTGGAGCGTTGCCCGGAGGGCCACCCGGGCGTGCGTCGGGTGCTCTCCCCTGCCGGGATCATCTTCAAAGGCGATGGCTGGTATATCACCGAGAGCCGCAAGTCCGCGAACAAGGGAAAGGAGAAGTCCGAAAGCGGGTCGTCCTCCTCGTCCTCCGAATGA
- a CDS encoding DUF3048 domain-containing protein — translation MGFRMRPPRWLMILGVVGLNACAFRTTAGEVRLPTPTMPPPLIVTDSPSRPQPTSSPAPSPTPTPLVWANELPPDVNPLTGLRVPDPAVLNRRPLAIKISNYPPVVRPQSGVDLADLVFEHYAEGGVTRFTAVFLSQDAEPVGSVRSARLIDLEIPAMFQAILAYSGASAGVNARIRNSDFFERALSPDFGVGAPIFWRIPREGVALEHTLFTSTRRLWEEATRRGINTRPNLRGMMFSEQPPPGGRPVSTLIIPYRVEPVTWRYDSGSGRWLRWTAGQPHMDALTGRQLSAANVVVVYAHHQTTDILEDRLGNYSIEIQIWGSGPVQIFRDGRMFEGQWQRFRREDMLRFVDAQGQPIPLKPGNTWFQMVPLDMRIQTP, via the coding sequence ATGGGATTCAGGATGCGGCCGCCTCGATGGCTCATGATCCTCGGGGTGGTAGGGCTCAACGCCTGCGCCTTCCGCACGACGGCGGGGGAGGTCCGGCTTCCGACGCCGACCATGCCACCTCCCCTCATCGTCACGGATTCCCCATCCCGACCCCAACCCACCTCTTCTCCTGCTCCTTCGCCGACCCCCACTCCGTTGGTATGGGCGAACGAGCTCCCGCCCGATGTGAACCCCCTCACCGGCCTGCGCGTGCCGGATCCCGCCGTGCTGAACCGACGGCCCCTGGCCATCAAAATCTCGAACTACCCTCCGGTGGTCCGACCCCAGTCCGGGGTGGATCTGGCCGATTTGGTCTTTGAACACTATGCGGAGGGCGGGGTGACGCGTTTCACCGCCGTTTTCCTGAGCCAGGACGCCGAGCCGGTGGGCTCCGTGCGCAGCGCCCGGCTCATCGATCTGGAAATCCCGGCGATGTTCCAGGCCATCCTCGCCTACTCCGGGGCCAGCGCCGGCGTCAACGCCCGTATCCGGAACTCGGATTTCTTCGAGCGGGCCCTGAGCCCGGATTTTGGGGTCGGAGCCCCGATCTTCTGGCGCATCCCTCGCGAAGGCGTGGCCCTGGAGCATACCCTCTTCACCAGCACCCGGCGGCTTTGGGAGGAAGCCACCCGTCGCGGGATCAACACCCGTCCGAACCTGCGGGGGATGATGTTCTCAGAACAGCCCCCACCCGGCGGCCGGCCGGTCTCCACGCTGATCATCCCCTATCGCGTGGAGCCGGTCACCTGGCGCTACGACTCCGGGTCCGGACGCTGGCTTCGCTGGACGGCTGGCCAGCCCCATATGGATGCCCTCACAGGCCGCCAGCTCTCCGCCGCGAACGTGGTCGTGGTTTACGCCCATCACCAGACTACGGACATCCTGGAGGACCGGTTGGGCAACTACTCCATTGAGATCCAGATCTGGGGAAGCGGGCCGGTCCAGATCTTCCGGGACGGGCGGATGTTCGAAGGGCAGTGGCAACGCTTTCGGCGAGAGGACATGCTCCGCTTCGTGGACGCCCAGGGGCAGCCCATCCCCTTGAAGCCGGGCAACACCTGGTTCCAGATGGTCCCGCTGGATATGCGGATCCAGACGCCCTAA
- a CDS encoding secondary thiamine-phosphate synthase enzyme YjbQ: MVVTERLTVRTHGNNHIVDLTERVAEAVARSGLEAGIVALFVPGSTAGLTTMEFEPGAVEDLQRWFEEAVPADREYRHNLRWGDRNGHSHLRASLIGPSLTVPFRERRLLLGTWQQIVLIDFDVRPRQREIVVQILGE; encoded by the coding sequence ATGGTGGTCACCGAGCGCCTGACGGTGCGAACGCATGGGAACAACCACATCGTGGATCTGACGGAGCGGGTGGCGGAGGCCGTCGCGCGCTCCGGTCTGGAAGCGGGCATCGTCGCCCTGTTCGTCCCCGGCTCCACAGCCGGGCTGACCACCATGGAGTTCGAACCAGGGGCGGTGGAGGATCTGCAGCGCTGGTTCGAGGAGGCCGTCCCGGCGGACCGGGAATACCGTCACAATCTGCGCTGGGGGGACCGCAACGGACATTCCCATCTGCGGGCCTCCCTGATCGGGCCCTCCCTCACGGTTCCCTTCCGGGAGCGCCGTCTGTTGCTGGGGACCTGGCAGCAGATCGTGCTGATCGATTTCGACGTCCGCCCCCGTCAGCGTGAGATCGTGGTGCAGATCCTGGGGGAGTGA